The Ornithinimicrobium faecis region GGGTAGGCCCCCTCGGCCACGGTCGCGCTGACGACGCCGTGCGGCTCGCCGCCCTGGGTGATCCCCTCCTGCACCCAGAGCTCGAGCTGCATGTTCTGGTCGTCGGCATAGTTGATGACGACTGCACCGTGCGTCTCCTGCCGGACCTCGCCCCTGGTCCAGCCCTGACCGCCCCACACGTCCATGTTGGCGACCACATCGGGGTTGCCGAGCTGTTCGAGCAGGGTCTCGTCCTGGTCGACCCAGGCCTGCACAAACATGTCGCCGTATGCCGTGGGCTCGGTTGGCAGGTCGCCCGCCGGGGCCTCATCGGTCGGCTCGGGCGCCTGCGACGTCGGTGCGTCGTCGCTGGGCTCGGCCGGAGCCTCCGTGCTGGGTGCCTCCGTGCTGGGTGCCTCGGTGCTGGGTGCGGGGTCTGCTGGTGCCTCGGTCGTGGCAGAGGTCTGCTCGGCTGGCGGTGGGCCCGCCACCGTCGGCTGGTCGTCCTCACCACACCCGGTGAGCGTGGTGGTCAGTGTCGCCGCAGTCAAGATCGCGAGCCAGCGGGTGGACCTCATCGTGTGCTCCCCTCCTTGGTGGCCCGTCCGGACCTCGTCAGTGAGGACGCCGTGGGGGAGCCCTCACGTTGCATCGGGTGGATCCCCTGGATGTCGCCAATGGCCACATGTGCGTGATCGGCGTTGCCAACTCCGTGTCGGGGCACGGGACACGCCGCAACGATGACGGCACTGTGCACGACACGCAGGCGCTGCCCTCAGGTCAGACAGTCACCCCTCAGGTCAGACAGGCGCTGCCCTCAGGTCAGACAGGCGCTGCCCTCAGGTCAGACAGGCGCCCCTCAGGTCAGACAGTCACCCCTCAGGTCAGACAGTCACCCCTCAGGTCAGACCGGCGCCCCCTCAGGTCAAAGCCGGCCGGCGTCGATGACCCGCCGCAGGAACTCCTGAGTGCGTGGCTGCGTCGGCTCGCCCAGCACTTGGGCCGGCGGTCCCTCCTCGCAGACAACACCCTGATCGAGGAAGACGACGTGATCGGCGACCTGCTTGGCGAAACCCATCTCGTGGGTGGCCATCAGGATCGTGGCGCCACCTGCGGCGAGCTCACGCACCAGCGCGAGCACCTCGCCGACGAGCTCGGGGTCGAGTGCCGAGGTGATCTCATCGAGCAGCAGCACGCGGGGCTCGACGGCGATGGCCCGGGCGATCGCGGCCCGCTGCTGCTGGCCACCGGACAGGCGGTCGGGATAGGCGTCGGCCTTGTCGGCGAGCCCCACCCGCTCCAACAGCGCCTCGGCCCGTGCCTGCGCCTCCTTCGGTGAGACCCGGTGCACGACACGCGGCGCGAGCATCACGTTGTCCAGCACGCTCATGTGTGGGAACAGGTTGAACGCCTGGAAGACCACGCCAAACCGGGCCCGCACGGCGTCGGCGTCGACCCGCGGGTCGCTGATGTCCTGCCCGTCCAGCAGGATCTGCCCGTCGCTGATCGGCTCCAGCACCCCGGCGCAGCGCAGCAGGGTCGACTTGCCCGAGCCCGAGGAGCCGATCAGGGTGACCACCTCGTGCTCGGCCACGGTCAGGTCGATCCCGCTGAGCACGACCGTGTCGTCATAGGCCTTGACCAGGCCGCGCACGTCCAGCACGACGTCCGGGCTCCGTCGCGGACCCGGCGGCAGATCGAGGGAGGTGTCCCGCTCGGCGGGACCCATCGGCATACGGCCACCGTCGCCGGCGGGTGACCTGCGCCAGCCGATCACAGTGCTGCCCCGCTCTGCTCGCGCCGTGCGGCCCGGGACGCTGCCCAGTCGGCGAGGCGGGCCGTGGGCACTGACAGGAGGACGAAGAGGAGGGCCGCCACGACATACGGGGTGAAGTTGAACGTGCTCTGGGAGGCGATCTGGGCGGCGCGGACCGCATCGAGCGGGCCCAGCAGGGAGATCAGGCCGACGTCCTTCTGCATGGCGACAAAGTCGTTGAGCAGCGGCGGGGTGACCCGGCGGACCGCCTGGGGGAGCACGACGAGCTTCATCGACTGGCCATAACTCAGACCGAGCGAGCGCGCACCCAGACGCTGACTGGGGTGGACGCTGTCGATGCCGGCCCGGAAGACCTCGGAGACATAGGCGGCGTAGGTCAGGACCAGGGCGACCGTGCCCAGATAGACCGGGTTGATCCGCCCGTCAGTGAACCGCAGCGCCGGCACGCC contains the following coding sequences:
- a CDS encoding amino acid ABC transporter ATP-binding protein; translation: MPMGPAERDTSLDLPPGPRRSPDVVLDVRGLVKAYDDTVVLSGIDLTVAEHEVVTLIGSSGSGKSTLLRCAGVLEPISDGQILLDGQDISDPRVDADAVRARFGVVFQAFNLFPHMSVLDNVMLAPRVVHRVSPKEAQARAEALLERVGLADKADAYPDRLSGGQQQRAAIARAIAVEPRVLLLDEITSALDPELVGEVLALVRELAAGGATILMATHEMGFAKQVADHVVFLDQGVVCEEGPPAQVLGEPTQPRTQEFLRRVIDAGRL
- a CDS encoding amino acid ABC transporter permease, whose protein sequence is MTLEQPTPLEPTPLELSRRQLRAGRSRRSTLTSLISTLVFAAVLYLAITSAPGWSRTQATFLNPQVAWESLPKILEGLWLNIRVLVVAAVATLLLALVLAVLRTLRGPVWLPLRLLATGYVDLFRGIPLIVLLYLIGFGVPALRFTDGRINPVYLGTVALVLTYAAYVSEVFRAGIDSVHPSQRLGARSLGLSYGQSMKLVVLPQAVRRVTPPLLNDFVAMQKDVGLISLLGPLDAVRAAQIASQSTFNFTPYVVAALLFVLLSVPTARLADWAASRAARREQSGAAL